One Salmo trutta chromosome 26, fSalTru1.1, whole genome shotgun sequence DNA window includes the following coding sequences:
- the LOC115163087 gene encoding tubulin-specific chaperone cofactor E-like protein isoform X3: protein MSVWLFYHFGDPANPEGMWDSGAVDPPEEEGRTFMQVLSEKYSPENFPYRRGPGMGVVVVPTLPQGSPMKDRLNLPSVLVLAGCGISHAGEQREIAAFCAHVMELDLSHNKLQDWHEISKIVSNIPNLDFLNLSSNPLSEVVLEPSGAKAFARVRRLVLNNTQVSWNTVLVLTREMPELEELFLCLNEYTTVSASTVPCPTLRLLHITDNNLQDWAEVRKIGPMFPGLETLVMSNCNLSSIQDSEEMLRRLFPNLRSINLHNSGLNRWEDIEKLNQFPKLEDVRLQGIPLLQTYTNTERRSLMVAHLPSVSSLNGSVVTDGEREDSERFFIRYHVDYPEEELPYRYHCLVTKYGKLEPLAEIDLRPRCHAKVEVHCEDKVAEVSIRLDQTVAELKKQLRTVVQLSANQMRLYYIDKECVFGPEEMKYHTRALHSYSIQDGDELLVVPKAGRGTTTTAKPLSNLNSKTLTPPP from the exons ATGAGTGTTTGGCTCTTTTACCACTTCGGCGACCCAGCCAACCCAGAGGGGATGTGGGACAGTGGGGCCGTGGATCCACCCGAGGAGGAGGGCCGCACCTTCATGCAGGTTCTCAGTGAGAAGTACAGCCCGGAGAACTTCCCGTACCGCCGAGGGCCCGGCATGGGCGTGGTGGTAGTGCCAACTCTCCCACAAGGCTCGCCCATGAAAG atcgtTTGAACCTTCCCAGTGTGCTCGTCCTGGCTGGCTGTGGAATCAGCCATgcgggagagcagagagagatcgCAGCCTTCTGTGCCCACGTGATGGAGCTCGACCTGTCCCACAACAAGCTCCAGGACTGGCATGAG ATCAGTAAGATTGTGTCAAACATCCCCAACCTGGACTTCCTCAACCTGAGCTCCAACCCGCTAAGTGAGGTTGTCTTGGAGCCTAGCGGTGCTAAGGCCTTTGCCCGAGTCCGACGCCTGGTTCTCAACAACACTCAAGTGTCCTGGAACACGGTGCTCGTACTAACACGGGAGATGCCTGA GCTGGAGGAGCTGTTCCTGTGCCTTAATGAGTACACCACCGTGTCAGCCTCTACTGTGCCCTGCCCCACGCTGCGCCTACTGCACATCACCGACAACAACCTGCAGGACTGGGCCGAGGTGCGCAAGATTGGCCCCATGTTCCCCGGCCTGGAAACTCTGGTCATGTCCAACTGCAACCTGAGCTCCATTCAGGACTCAGAAGAAATGCTGCGACGCCTCTTCCCCAACCTACGCAGCATCAATCTGCACAACTCAG GTCTTAACCGATGGGAGGACATAGAGAAGCTGAACCAGTTTCCTAAACTGGAAGATGTGAGGCTGCAGGGGATTCCCTTACTGCAGACCTACACCAACACAGAGCGTCGGAGCCTCATGGTAGCACA CCTGCCCTCTGTATCATCACTCAATGGCAGTGTGGTGacggacggggagagagaggactccGAGAGGTTCTTCATCCGTTACCATGTCGACTACCCAGAGGAGGAGCTACCTTACAG GTACCACTGCCTGGTGACCAAATACGGGAAGCTGGAACCCTTGGCTGAGATCGACCTTCGACCCCGCTGCCACGCCAAGGTGGAGGTGCACTGTGAGGACAAGGTGGCGGAGGTGAGTATCCGCCTGGACCAGACTGTGGCCGAGCTGAAGAAACAGCTGAGGACAGTGGTGCAGCTGTCGGCCAATCAGATGCGTCTTTACTACATCGACAAGGAGTGTGTCTTTGGGCCGGAGGAGATGAAGTACCACACCAGAGCCCTCCACTCCTACAGTATCCAGGACGGGGATGAACTTCTGGTGGTGCCTAAGGCTGGCCGGGGGACTACCACCACTGCCAAACCACTATCAAACCTTAACTCCAAAACCTTAACTCCCccgccatag
- the LOC115163087 gene encoding tubulin-specific chaperone cofactor E-like protein isoform X2, which yields MEPSLQKPTMSCDSGLVERNIAEANPEGMWDSGAVDPPEEEGRTFMQVLSEKYSPENFPYRRGPGMGVVVVPTLPQGSPMKDRLNLPSVLVLAGCGISHAGEQREIAAFCAHVMELDLSHNKLQDWHEISKIVSNIPNLDFLNLSSNPLSEVVLEPSGAKAFARVRRLVLNNTQVSWNTVLVLTREMPELEELFLCLNEYTTVSASTVPCPTLRLLHITDNNLQDWAEVRKIGPMFPGLETLVMSNCNLSSIQDSEEMLRRLFPNLRSINLHNSGLNRWEDIEKLNQFPKLEDVRLQGIPLLQTYTNTERRSLMVAHLPSVSSLNGSVVTDGEREDSERFFIRYHVDYPEEELPYRYHCLVTKYGKLEPLAEIDLRPRCHAKVEVHCEDKVAEVSIRLDQTVAELKKQLRTVVQLSANQMRLYYIDKECVFGPEEMKYHTRALHSYSIQDGDELLVVPKAGRGTTTTAKPLSNLNSKTLTPPP from the exons ATGGA GCCTTCTCTGCAGAAACCCACAATGAGCTGTGATAGTGGACTGGTGGAGAGGAACATTGCTGAAG CCAACCCAGAGGGGATGTGGGACAGTGGGGCCGTGGATCCACCCGAGGAGGAGGGCCGCACCTTCATGCAGGTTCTCAGTGAGAAGTACAGCCCGGAGAACTTCCCGTACCGCCGAGGGCCCGGCATGGGCGTGGTGGTAGTGCCAACTCTCCCACAAGGCTCGCCCATGAAAG atcgtTTGAACCTTCCCAGTGTGCTCGTCCTGGCTGGCTGTGGAATCAGCCATgcgggagagcagagagagatcgCAGCCTTCTGTGCCCACGTGATGGAGCTCGACCTGTCCCACAACAAGCTCCAGGACTGGCATGAG ATCAGTAAGATTGTGTCAAACATCCCCAACCTGGACTTCCTCAACCTGAGCTCCAACCCGCTAAGTGAGGTTGTCTTGGAGCCTAGCGGTGCTAAGGCCTTTGCCCGAGTCCGACGCCTGGTTCTCAACAACACTCAAGTGTCCTGGAACACGGTGCTCGTACTAACACGGGAGATGCCTGA GCTGGAGGAGCTGTTCCTGTGCCTTAATGAGTACACCACCGTGTCAGCCTCTACTGTGCCCTGCCCCACGCTGCGCCTACTGCACATCACCGACAACAACCTGCAGGACTGGGCCGAGGTGCGCAAGATTGGCCCCATGTTCCCCGGCCTGGAAACTCTGGTCATGTCCAACTGCAACCTGAGCTCCATTCAGGACTCAGAAGAAATGCTGCGACGCCTCTTCCCCAACCTACGCAGCATCAATCTGCACAACTCAG GTCTTAACCGATGGGAGGACATAGAGAAGCTGAACCAGTTTCCTAAACTGGAAGATGTGAGGCTGCAGGGGATTCCCTTACTGCAGACCTACACCAACACAGAGCGTCGGAGCCTCATGGTAGCACA CCTGCCCTCTGTATCATCACTCAATGGCAGTGTGGTGacggacggggagagagaggactccGAGAGGTTCTTCATCCGTTACCATGTCGACTACCCAGAGGAGGAGCTACCTTACAG GTACCACTGCCTGGTGACCAAATACGGGAAGCTGGAACCCTTGGCTGAGATCGACCTTCGACCCCGCTGCCACGCCAAGGTGGAGGTGCACTGTGAGGACAAGGTGGCGGAGGTGAGTATCCGCCTGGACCAGACTGTGGCCGAGCTGAAGAAACAGCTGAGGACAGTGGTGCAGCTGTCGGCCAATCAGATGCGTCTTTACTACATCGACAAGGAGTGTGTCTTTGGGCCGGAGGAGATGAAGTACCACACCAGAGCCCTCCACTCCTACAGTATCCAGGACGGGGATGAACTTCTGGTGGTGCCTAAGGCTGGCCGGGGGACTACCACCACTGCCAAACCACTATCAAACCTTAACTCCAAAACCTTAACTCCCccgccatag
- the LOC115163087 gene encoding tubulin-specific chaperone cofactor E-like protein isoform X1, whose translation MPCNVLPLTGEKSEGGGLSLSSPAQPATMEPSLQKPTMSCDSGLVERNIAEANPEGMWDSGAVDPPEEEGRTFMQVLSEKYSPENFPYRRGPGMGVVVVPTLPQGSPMKDRLNLPSVLVLAGCGISHAGEQREIAAFCAHVMELDLSHNKLQDWHEISKIVSNIPNLDFLNLSSNPLSEVVLEPSGAKAFARVRRLVLNNTQVSWNTVLVLTREMPELEELFLCLNEYTTVSASTVPCPTLRLLHITDNNLQDWAEVRKIGPMFPGLETLVMSNCNLSSIQDSEEMLRRLFPNLRSINLHNSGLNRWEDIEKLNQFPKLEDVRLQGIPLLQTYTNTERRSLMVAHLPSVSSLNGSVVTDGEREDSERFFIRYHVDYPEEELPYRYHCLVTKYGKLEPLAEIDLRPRCHAKVEVHCEDKVAEVSIRLDQTVAELKKQLRTVVQLSANQMRLYYIDKECVFGPEEMKYHTRALHSYSIQDGDELLVVPKAGRGTTTTAKPLSNLNSKTLTPPP comes from the exons ATGCCATGTAACGTTTTG CCCCTCACTGGAGAGAAGTCTGAAGGAGGAGGGCTCAGCCTCTCTTCCCCTGCCCAGCCAGCCACTATGGA GCCTTCTCTGCAGAAACCCACAATGAGCTGTGATAGTGGACTGGTGGAGAGGAACATTGCTGAAG CCAACCCAGAGGGGATGTGGGACAGTGGGGCCGTGGATCCACCCGAGGAGGAGGGCCGCACCTTCATGCAGGTTCTCAGTGAGAAGTACAGCCCGGAGAACTTCCCGTACCGCCGAGGGCCCGGCATGGGCGTGGTGGTAGTGCCAACTCTCCCACAAGGCTCGCCCATGAAAG atcgtTTGAACCTTCCCAGTGTGCTCGTCCTGGCTGGCTGTGGAATCAGCCATgcgggagagcagagagagatcgCAGCCTTCTGTGCCCACGTGATGGAGCTCGACCTGTCCCACAACAAGCTCCAGGACTGGCATGAG ATCAGTAAGATTGTGTCAAACATCCCCAACCTGGACTTCCTCAACCTGAGCTCCAACCCGCTAAGTGAGGTTGTCTTGGAGCCTAGCGGTGCTAAGGCCTTTGCCCGAGTCCGACGCCTGGTTCTCAACAACACTCAAGTGTCCTGGAACACGGTGCTCGTACTAACACGGGAGATGCCTGA GCTGGAGGAGCTGTTCCTGTGCCTTAATGAGTACACCACCGTGTCAGCCTCTACTGTGCCCTGCCCCACGCTGCGCCTACTGCACATCACCGACAACAACCTGCAGGACTGGGCCGAGGTGCGCAAGATTGGCCCCATGTTCCCCGGCCTGGAAACTCTGGTCATGTCCAACTGCAACCTGAGCTCCATTCAGGACTCAGAAGAAATGCTGCGACGCCTCTTCCCCAACCTACGCAGCATCAATCTGCACAACTCAG GTCTTAACCGATGGGAGGACATAGAGAAGCTGAACCAGTTTCCTAAACTGGAAGATGTGAGGCTGCAGGGGATTCCCTTACTGCAGACCTACACCAACACAGAGCGTCGGAGCCTCATGGTAGCACA CCTGCCCTCTGTATCATCACTCAATGGCAGTGTGGTGacggacggggagagagaggactccGAGAGGTTCTTCATCCGTTACCATGTCGACTACCCAGAGGAGGAGCTACCTTACAG GTACCACTGCCTGGTGACCAAATACGGGAAGCTGGAACCCTTGGCTGAGATCGACCTTCGACCCCGCTGCCACGCCAAGGTGGAGGTGCACTGTGAGGACAAGGTGGCGGAGGTGAGTATCCGCCTGGACCAGACTGTGGCCGAGCTGAAGAAACAGCTGAGGACAGTGGTGCAGCTGTCGGCCAATCAGATGCGTCTTTACTACATCGACAAGGAGTGTGTCTTTGGGCCGGAGGAGATGAAGTACCACACCAGAGCCCTCCACTCCTACAGTATCCAGGACGGGGATGAACTTCTGGTGGTGCCTAAGGCTGGCCGGGGGACTACCACCACTGCCAAACCACTATCAAACCTTAACTCCAAAACCTTAACTCCCccgccatag
- the LOC115163087 gene encoding tubulin-specific chaperone cofactor E-like protein isoform X4 — protein MWDSGAVDPPEEEGRTFMQVLSEKYSPENFPYRRGPGMGVVVVPTLPQGSPMKDRLNLPSVLVLAGCGISHAGEQREIAAFCAHVMELDLSHNKLQDWHEISKIVSNIPNLDFLNLSSNPLSEVVLEPSGAKAFARVRRLVLNNTQVSWNTVLVLTREMPELEELFLCLNEYTTVSASTVPCPTLRLLHITDNNLQDWAEVRKIGPMFPGLETLVMSNCNLSSIQDSEEMLRRLFPNLRSINLHNSGLNRWEDIEKLNQFPKLEDVRLQGIPLLQTYTNTERRSLMVAHLPSVSSLNGSVVTDGEREDSERFFIRYHVDYPEEELPYRYHCLVTKYGKLEPLAEIDLRPRCHAKVEVHCEDKVAEVSIRLDQTVAELKKQLRTVVQLSANQMRLYYIDKECVFGPEEMKYHTRALHSYSIQDGDELLVVPKAGRGTTTTAKPLSNLNSKTLTPPP, from the exons ATGTGGGACAGTGGGGCCGTGGATCCACCCGAGGAGGAGGGCCGCACCTTCATGCAGGTTCTCAGTGAGAAGTACAGCCCGGAGAACTTCCCGTACCGCCGAGGGCCCGGCATGGGCGTGGTGGTAGTGCCAACTCTCCCACAAGGCTCGCCCATGAAAG atcgtTTGAACCTTCCCAGTGTGCTCGTCCTGGCTGGCTGTGGAATCAGCCATgcgggagagcagagagagatcgCAGCCTTCTGTGCCCACGTGATGGAGCTCGACCTGTCCCACAACAAGCTCCAGGACTGGCATGAG ATCAGTAAGATTGTGTCAAACATCCCCAACCTGGACTTCCTCAACCTGAGCTCCAACCCGCTAAGTGAGGTTGTCTTGGAGCCTAGCGGTGCTAAGGCCTTTGCCCGAGTCCGACGCCTGGTTCTCAACAACACTCAAGTGTCCTGGAACACGGTGCTCGTACTAACACGGGAGATGCCTGA GCTGGAGGAGCTGTTCCTGTGCCTTAATGAGTACACCACCGTGTCAGCCTCTACTGTGCCCTGCCCCACGCTGCGCCTACTGCACATCACCGACAACAACCTGCAGGACTGGGCCGAGGTGCGCAAGATTGGCCCCATGTTCCCCGGCCTGGAAACTCTGGTCATGTCCAACTGCAACCTGAGCTCCATTCAGGACTCAGAAGAAATGCTGCGACGCCTCTTCCCCAACCTACGCAGCATCAATCTGCACAACTCAG GTCTTAACCGATGGGAGGACATAGAGAAGCTGAACCAGTTTCCTAAACTGGAAGATGTGAGGCTGCAGGGGATTCCCTTACTGCAGACCTACACCAACACAGAGCGTCGGAGCCTCATGGTAGCACA CCTGCCCTCTGTATCATCACTCAATGGCAGTGTGGTGacggacggggagagagaggactccGAGAGGTTCTTCATCCGTTACCATGTCGACTACCCAGAGGAGGAGCTACCTTACAG GTACCACTGCCTGGTGACCAAATACGGGAAGCTGGAACCCTTGGCTGAGATCGACCTTCGACCCCGCTGCCACGCCAAGGTGGAGGTGCACTGTGAGGACAAGGTGGCGGAGGTGAGTATCCGCCTGGACCAGACTGTGGCCGAGCTGAAGAAACAGCTGAGGACAGTGGTGCAGCTGTCGGCCAATCAGATGCGTCTTTACTACATCGACAAGGAGTGTGTCTTTGGGCCGGAGGAGATGAAGTACCACACCAGAGCCCTCCACTCCTACAGTATCCAGGACGGGGATGAACTTCTGGTGGTGCCTAAGGCTGGCCGGGGGACTACCACCACTGCCAAACCACTATCAAACCTTAACTCCAAAACCTTAACTCCCccgccatag